In Fructilactobacillus cliffordii, a single genomic region encodes these proteins:
- a CDS encoding S1 domain-containing RNA-binding protein — protein MALEVGEILTGKVTGITGFGAFVDLGNHQTGLVHISQVADGYVKDIHDVLAVGDEVKVKVTKVGSDGKIGLSIRAAQESEHQAEAHHGSKRPASSKPQRHASAQAKAPHHAETKDEKFDDMLSGFLKKSETRLSEIKKNTEGKRGGRGGRRK, from the coding sequence TTGGCGCTTGAAGTTGGAGAAATCCTGACAGGGAAAGTTACCGGAATTACCGGATTTGGAGCATTTGTTGACTTAGGGAATCATCAAACCGGCTTGGTTCACATTAGCCAAGTTGCAGATGGTTATGTGAAGGATATCCATGATGTCTTGGCGGTTGGTGACGAAGTAAAGGTGAAAGTAACCAAAGTGGGCAGCGACGGGAAGATCGGATTGTCCATTCGGGCTGCTCAGGAATCAGAGCACCAGGCTGAAGCACATCATGGTTCAAAACGACCAGCATCTTCCAAGCCACAACGTCATGCTTCCGCTCAAGCAAAAGCTCCTCATCATGCGGAAACGAAAGATGAAAAATTTGATGACATGTTATCGGGATTTTTAAAGAAGAGTGAAACTCGTTTGTCAGAAATTAAAAAGAATACCGAAGGAAAACGTGGCGGTCGTGGCGGTCGTCGCAAGTAA
- the alr gene encoding alanine racemase: MVVARNRNGQILINETAIETNVHNAVTRLQPGTELFAVVKADAYGHGAIQVAQAALRAGATGFCVAVLDEAIQLRQAGFVSQPILVLGLTDETKVDLIAKYDITVTVADVTWLRAAARLKHELRVEKPLKFFLALDSGMGRIGLQTPTEVRDFDVNLQQMQDEFDWQGLYTHFATADSPDERYFNFQLQNFRAMLAVIECLPRYVSVANSAADLWHPVPEANLVRYGIAMYGLNPSGTAIKPPFSLQPALSLTSELVSVRQVVPGRSIGYGATYSVTKPTWIGTIPLGYADGLRRSLQGFSVLVNGERCPIVGRVCMDQMMVKLPGSVPVHTPVTLIGTDHGETITLQEMAEQCQTIHYELACGFSQRLPRVYYQTNLATKESR, translated from the coding sequence ATGGTCGTTGCACGGAATCGAAACGGACAAATTTTAATTAATGAAACTGCAATTGAAACAAACGTTCACAACGCTGTGACGCGCTTGCAACCAGGAACGGAATTGTTTGCGGTCGTTAAGGCTGATGCTTACGGTCACGGAGCGATTCAAGTAGCCCAAGCCGCTCTCCGAGCCGGTGCTACTGGGTTTTGTGTGGCGGTCTTAGACGAAGCGATTCAGTTACGGCAGGCAGGTTTTGTCTCTCAACCGATTTTAGTGTTAGGGCTCACGGACGAAACCAAGGTAGACCTAATTGCAAAGTATGACATTACGGTTACAGTGGCGGATGTAACGTGGCTACGCGCTGCTGCTCGTTTAAAACACGAGTTGCGGGTTGAAAAACCGCTTAAATTTTTCTTAGCCTTAGATAGTGGGATGGGACGAATTGGTTTGCAAACGCCTACTGAGGTGCGGGATTTTGACGTCAACTTGCAACAGATGCAGGATGAATTTGACTGGCAGGGGTTGTATACGCATTTTGCGACCGCGGATAGTCCCGATGAACGGTACTTCAATTTTCAACTGCAGAACTTTCGCGCCATGTTAGCAGTCATTGAGTGCTTACCTCGCTACGTTTCGGTGGCCAATTCGGCTGCTGATCTCTGGCATCCAGTGCCGGAGGCCAACTTAGTCCGCTATGGCATTGCCATGTACGGATTAAATCCATCAGGAACTGCCATCAAACCACCGTTTTCTTTGCAACCAGCGCTGAGCTTAACTTCAGAACTGGTGTCCGTGCGGCAGGTGGTACCGGGTCGTTCGATTGGTTATGGGGCCACTTATTCAGTTACCAAACCCACCTGGATTGGTACAATTCCGCTGGGATATGCGGATGGTCTTCGGCGCTCGTTACAGGGTTTTTCTGTTTTGGTAAACGGGGAACGTTGTCCAATCGTGGGGCGAGTTTGTATGGATCAAATGATGGTGAAGTTACCGGGGTCCGTACCCGTGCATACGCCTGTCACCTTGATTGGAACTGATCACGGTGAGACCATTACTCTGCAAGAGATGGCAGAACAGTGTCAAACGATTCATTATGAACTAGCCTGTGGCTTTTCACAACGGCTGCCACGGGTGTATTATCAAACTAATTTAGCGACCAAGGAGTCGAGGTGA
- a CDS encoding type II toxin-antitoxin system PemK/MazF family toxin: protein MRETSIKRGDVFFADLSPVVGSEQGGLRPVLVIQNDIGNHYSPTVIVAAITAQISKPRMPTHIAIAAKQTGIERDSVILLEQIRTIDKQRLRDKVTHLADSIMDRVNQALSLSVGTD, encoded by the coding sequence ATGAGGGAAACGTCCATTAAGCGTGGTGATGTTTTTTTTGCTGATTTGTCACCGGTCGTTGGATCTGAACAAGGGGGGTTGCGCCCGGTGTTGGTGATTCAAAACGACATTGGGAATCATTACAGCCCCACGGTAATTGTGGCGGCGATTACAGCACAAATCAGTAAGCCGCGGATGCCAACTCACATTGCTATCGCTGCCAAGCAAACCGGAATTGAACGAGATTCAGTAATCTTATTGGAACAAATCCGGACGATTGATAAACAACGATTACGCGATAAGGTGACCCATTTAGCGGATTCCATCATGGACCGCGTGAACCAAGCGTTGTCCCTGAGTGTAGGAACTGATTAA
- the pth gene encoding aminoacyl-tRNA hydrolase — MKMIVGLGNVGDQYAGTRHNTGFMVLDQFAMTHQLTFTQHKMEADLASGMVNGEKVLLVKPTTYMNESGRAVGPLMKFYKLTLDDLVVVYDDMDLHVGRIRLRTHGSAGGHNGIKSLIAHLGTDQFNRIKIGTDHPKRESVVHYVLSRFSLEQQGPLAEALDHSTKALEEWVAGTDFPKLENQFN, encoded by the coding sequence ATGAAAATGATTGTAGGCTTAGGCAACGTGGGAGATCAATACGCCGGAACTAGACATAATACGGGATTTATGGTGCTAGATCAGTTTGCGATGACGCACCAACTGACCTTTACCCAACATAAAATGGAAGCAGACCTAGCTAGTGGGATGGTAAACGGGGAAAAGGTGCTGTTGGTGAAACCAACGACTTACATGAACGAATCGGGACGCGCCGTGGGTCCACTGATGAAATTTTATAAGTTAACGTTAGACGACCTTGTGGTGGTGTATGATGACATGGATTTACATGTCGGTCGAATTCGGCTCCGGACCCACGGATCAGCTGGTGGTCACAATGGGATTAAGAGTTTGATTGCGCATTTAGGGACCGACCAGTTTAACCGCATTAAGATTGGGACTGATCACCCAAAACGAGAGAGCGTTGTGCATTATGTCCTCAGTCGTTTTAGTTTAGAACAACAAGGGCCACTGGCTGAAGCACTCGACCACAGCACGAAAGCACTAGAAGAATGGGTAGCCGGGACGGACTTTCCCAAGCTTGAGAACCAATTTAACTAG
- a CDS encoding RNA-binding S4 domain-containing protein, giving the protein MRIDKFLKLSRIIKRRPVAKQIADQGRVLINGKPAKSAGKVGVGDEVTIEFGNKTLTVRVLQLLQTTKKTDASAMYEVVNEEYQRDYQKESDELL; this is encoded by the coding sequence ATGAGAATTGATAAATTTTTGAAATTATCTCGCATTATTAAACGCCGGCCCGTGGCCAAGCAAATCGCTGACCAGGGTCGGGTTTTAATTAACGGCAAACCCGCGAAGTCGGCTGGTAAGGTCGGCGTTGGAGATGAAGTAACAATTGAATTTGGAAACAAAACCTTGACCGTTCGGGTCTTACAACTTTTGCAAACTACGAAAAAAACGGATGCATCTGCAATGTATGAAGTGGTTAACGAAGAATACCAACGGGATTACCAAAAAGAATCCGACGAATTATTGTAA
- the tilS gene encoding tRNA lysidine(34) synthetase TilS translates to MDQLEQQVQARLQAARLFPGATLIVAVSTGVDSMVLLHLLERVAQPHFRLVVAHVNHQLRPTSETEERFLRRYCGAHHLPLAVWHWDHEDVSQGMEDQARGARYQFFHRVLDQEHAQAVVTAHHQNDQAETVLMKLIRSGDVGAGQGMQAQRQFFSGQLLRPLLAVPKQTLVKYARDYHLTWFEDATNLADGVMRNRIRHHVLPALQQENAQATAHLSQFATNLQRLEKQYALLADRLIDPNRLHERSNGLAYQVTATDQPVLESLLPALWHRIQVKPLSTTKLQAACRLIQNRSKPQGEIDLGQGWQLQKRYRWIQLQKKSANLAENFQASEPFMVVLNHWYELPGQGQFGVFSPEHSFPSDVHTQSVWFTEQQLPLHVRPWQADDRIALPDNHSQRIRRVLINQKVPLEQRQHCLVLETATQFVVALIGFKVSYQVYDARAHKYLLAIKNERKNDERRYPNHFV, encoded by the coding sequence ATGGACCAGTTAGAACAACAAGTGCAGGCCCGCCTACAAGCTGCGCGACTATTCCCCGGGGCAACATTGATTGTGGCAGTTTCTACCGGGGTGGACTCGATGGTTTTGCTTCATCTTTTAGAACGAGTGGCCCAGCCCCATTTTCGTCTAGTGGTGGCTCACGTTAACCACCAGTTGCGTCCTACTAGTGAAACCGAAGAACGATTTTTACGGCGGTACTGCGGAGCTCATCATTTGCCCCTAGCTGTGTGGCACTGGGACCATGAGGATGTTAGCCAGGGGATGGAAGACCAGGCTCGCGGGGCTCGCTATCAATTCTTTCATCGAGTCTTGGACCAAGAGCACGCTCAAGCAGTGGTGACTGCCCATCATCAAAACGATCAGGCCGAAACGGTTTTAATGAAGTTAATTCGCTCTGGAGACGTGGGGGCGGGACAAGGAATGCAAGCACAGCGCCAGTTTTTTTCCGGCCAGTTACTTCGCCCATTGTTAGCGGTCCCTAAGCAAACGTTGGTCAAGTACGCGCGTGACTACCACCTAACCTGGTTTGAAGACGCTACTAATCTGGCAGATGGGGTGATGAGAAACCGAATTCGGCATCATGTGTTGCCTGCATTGCAGCAGGAAAATGCGCAAGCAACCGCTCATTTATCCCAGTTTGCAACTAACTTACAACGGTTGGAAAAACAGTATGCGTTATTGGCGGACCGTCTGATTGATCCAAACCGTTTACACGAACGTTCTAATGGATTAGCTTATCAAGTAACTGCGACGGATCAGCCGGTTTTGGAGTCCCTGCTACCTGCTTTGTGGCATCGGATTCAAGTTAAACCATTATCTACAACCAAGTTACAAGCGGCCTGCCGACTCATCCAGAATCGGAGCAAGCCGCAAGGGGAAATTGACCTGGGACAAGGATGGCAGTTACAAAAACGGTACCGGTGGATCCAGTTGCAAAAAAAATCCGCAAATTTAGCAGAAAATTTCCAAGCGTCTGAACCGTTTATGGTAGTATTAAACCACTGGTATGAACTCCCGGGGCAGGGGCAATTTGGGGTATTTTCCCCTGAGCATTCGTTTCCAAGTGATGTGCACACGCAATCGGTATGGTTCACGGAGCAACAACTGCCCCTACATGTTAGACCATGGCAAGCTGACGATCGAATTGCACTGCCTGATAATCATTCGCAACGGATTCGGCGGGTTTTAATTAACCAAAAGGTTCCTTTGGAGCAACGACAACACTGTCTGGTGTTAGAAACCGCGACACAGTTTGTGGTAGCGCTAATTGGATTTAAAGTAAGTTATCAAGTGTACGACGCTCGTGCACATAAGTATCTCTTGGCAATTAAAAATGAAAGGAAAAACGATGAACGACGATATCCAAACCATTTTGTATAG
- a CDS encoding DEAD/DEAH box helicase, whose translation MNFQELGLTASLLEAVAANGYTEPTAIQAQTIPLTLNGEDVIGQAQTGTGKTAAFALPILQGIDVNNPDVQALVISPTRELAIQTQREIQKLGKGEGARAQVVYGGSDIRKQIYDLKKKPQIIVGTPGRLLDHIQRRTLKLDHVRFLVLDEADEMLNMGFLEDIEKIIKQTPEDRQTMLFSATMPAPIKRVGVQFMTDPKQVKVKAKELTTDLVDQYYVKVRDNEKFDTMTRLFDVNQPKVTIIFCRTKRRVDEVAKGLIARGYQAAGLHGDLTQNRRTQIMNEFKRDQINYLVATDVAARGIDVSGVTHVYNFDIPQDPESYVHRIGRTGRAGHHGTSVTFVTPSEMSYLRGIEKLTKVRMLPLKPPTADEALAGQLKFAKDDVAKLVQKTDTNRFSGVAQELLDQYDGLDLVAALLNELSGDQVKVHITPERPLKSHGGRGNGRHSGGGYRRNNRRGGSSNYRGKRRNDHREHGDQHHSRKNNFVIKNKH comes from the coding sequence TTGAATTTTCAAGAATTAGGATTAACAGCTAGCCTATTAGAAGCAGTGGCAGCCAACGGGTACACGGAACCAACTGCCATTCAGGCCCAAACGATTCCCTTAACTTTAAATGGGGAAGATGTGATTGGACAAGCCCAAACGGGAACCGGAAAAACGGCGGCTTTTGCTCTGCCCATTTTGCAGGGGATTGACGTTAACAATCCGGACGTGCAGGCGCTAGTAATTTCTCCCACCCGGGAATTAGCCATTCAGACCCAACGTGAGATTCAAAAGCTGGGGAAAGGAGAAGGAGCCCGCGCCCAAGTAGTGTACGGTGGTTCTGACATCCGGAAACAAATTTATGACTTAAAGAAGAAACCCCAGATTATCGTGGGAACTCCCGGCCGGTTGTTGGATCACATCCAACGCCGCACGCTGAAGTTAGACCATGTGCGTTTCCTGGTTCTCGATGAAGCCGACGAAATGTTAAACATGGGTTTCTTAGAAGACATCGAAAAGATTATCAAACAAACCCCTGAGGATCGACAAACAATGTTATTCTCAGCTACGATGCCCGCTCCGATTAAACGGGTTGGAGTCCAGTTCATGACTGACCCCAAGCAGGTTAAGGTTAAGGCTAAAGAACTGACAACCGACTTAGTAGATCAGTATTACGTAAAAGTTCGTGATAATGAGAAGTTTGATACGATGACCCGGTTATTTGATGTAAACCAACCGAAAGTTACCATCATCTTCTGTCGGACCAAACGGCGGGTGGATGAAGTGGCTAAGGGCCTGATTGCCCGTGGGTACCAGGCCGCTGGTTTACACGGAGATTTAACCCAAAATCGACGGACCCAGATCATGAATGAATTTAAACGTGATCAAATTAACTACTTGGTCGCTACTGATGTGGCAGCTCGGGGAATTGATGTTTCTGGGGTAACCCACGTTTATAACTTTGATATCCCACAGGATCCAGAAAGTTACGTGCACCGGATTGGCCGGACGGGTCGAGCCGGACATCACGGAACGTCTGTGACGTTTGTGACGCCAAGCGAAATGAGTTACTTGCGGGGAATTGAAAAGTTAACCAAGGTGCGGATGCTACCATTGAAGCCACCTACAGCTGATGAAGCCTTAGCTGGTCAACTTAAGTTTGCTAAGGATGACGTTGCCAAATTAGTGCAAAAGACCGATACCAATCGCTTTAGCGGCGTAGCCCAAGAGTTATTGGACCAGTACGATGGTCTTGATTTAGTGGCTGCTTTGTTAAATGAGCTTTCTGGTGACCAGGTGAAGGTCCACATCACACCCGAACGTCCGCTGAAGAGTCATGGTGGTCGCGGGAATGGTCGTCACAGTGGAGGTGGATATCGCCGCAATAATCGCCGGGGTGGTTCCAGTAACTACCGTGGCAAACGCCGTAACGATCATCGCGAACATGGCGACCAACATCACAGTCGCAAAAACAACTTTGTGATTAAGAACAAACACTAA
- the mfd gene encoding transcription-repair coupling factor, with product MELTNVFQALPQYQQIQANLAPQNRQLVTGTSGIAQKLLLETLVLDRQQPLLYVTDTLEHAERAVKEFSEGPLNVPVFLFPAEELIAAEVATSSPEFRAERVQALEALQGDQSAIVVASTAGLKRDLPRPADFAIARLVIKLGEDFDLIELQRQLAEMGYSRKNLVAVPGEFAVRGSIIDIYPLNAESPVRLDFFDTEIDSLRSFDPASQRSIKNLEEATILPATDFLPTASDREHAVTALQEQLRKVTDEQLHDNIIALISDLKTKVTNPEWQVYAHFLFAKETSLLDYLSQTGIVVFDDYARIRDANQQLEQDEANWKESVQEKHQLFPNQPVSLNLTTVLRASQQPWLLLSLFQKGLGRMRLDDIINISVRPMQRFFSQMPLLKTEMERYQASLTTVVVMVTDSKRLHQVQQTFQDFDMKLTATSVDQLAADQAQIVTGDLTTGFELPDANFALITEHELFQRVNERNKPRRMRQQRFTNAERIKSYTDLKPGDYVVHVNHGIGRYDGMQTMEVDGKHQDYLTITYQKGAHIFIPVTQLNLIQKYVAAEEQHPRLNKLGGNEWAKTKSRVAQRVDDMADELVELYAKREHTPGFAFPDDDDYQLEFEAAFPYQPTPDQLRSTAEIKHDMEQPHPMDRLLVGDVGYGKTEVAMRAAFKAVEAGKQVAFLVPTTVLAQQHYETLTNRFENFPVEIGVLSRFNSARQTKQTLANLKSGELDIVVGTHRLLSNDVKYHDLGLLIVDEEQRFGVKHKEKLKELKQNVDVLTLTATPIPRTLNMSMMGVRDLSVIETPPANRYPIQTYVMEQNDAAIVDGIRREMQRDGQVFYLHNRVKDIEAKVEHLQTLIPDARIGYIHGQMTENQMEQILYDFMNGDYDVLVTTTIIETGVDMPNVNTLFVEDADRMGLAQLYQIRGRIGRSNRVGQAYFMYQPNKVLTEAGENRLEAIKDFTELGSGFKVAMRDLSIRGAGNVLGRAQHGFIDSVGYDMYTQMLNDAVANKQGKNRQSVKTDATVELGIEAYLPSDYIADPQQKIELYKRIRQLDSEEQFTELQSDLIDRFGEYPPAVANLLTIDFIKMVADYALIDRINRDGQTVVITLSKQGSQLYQSQDLLRAISTTKFRATVNMVSGRFQLKLIIQSTMSEAEWLSELDHLVQALEKAKPQVKGEKVHEN from the coding sequence GTGGAATTAACGAACGTCTTTCAAGCATTACCACAGTACCAACAAATTCAGGCAAACCTAGCGCCCCAGAACCGTCAGTTAGTGACCGGCACCAGTGGCATTGCCCAAAAGTTATTGTTAGAAACGCTGGTTTTAGACCGGCAGCAACCGTTACTGTACGTGACTGATACTTTGGAACACGCTGAAAGGGCGGTTAAGGAGTTTAGTGAAGGACCACTGAACGTTCCAGTGTTTTTGTTTCCCGCTGAAGAATTAATTGCGGCCGAGGTGGCGACCAGTTCTCCTGAGTTTCGGGCCGAACGGGTTCAGGCTTTGGAGGCGCTGCAGGGGGATCAATCAGCAATAGTGGTCGCCTCAACTGCCGGTTTAAAAAGGGATCTCCCGCGTCCGGCTGACTTTGCAATTGCCCGGTTGGTGATCAAACTTGGGGAAGATTTTGATTTAATCGAGCTACAACGACAACTAGCTGAAATGGGTTATAGTCGTAAGAACCTGGTTGCCGTACCTGGTGAGTTTGCGGTTCGGGGTTCGATTATTGATATTTATCCATTAAACGCCGAATCACCTGTCCGACTGGATTTCTTTGATACGGAAATTGATTCACTGCGGAGCTTTGATCCGGCGAGCCAACGTAGCATTAAAAATTTAGAAGAGGCCACTATTCTACCGGCTACGGATTTCTTACCCACGGCTAGTGACCGGGAACATGCCGTTACTGCCTTACAAGAACAACTGCGAAAGGTAACGGACGAACAGCTTCATGACAATATAATCGCCTTAATTAGCGATTTAAAAACTAAGGTGACCAATCCGGAGTGGCAGGTTTACGCGCACTTTTTGTTCGCCAAGGAAACTTCATTGTTAGACTACCTGTCGCAAACGGGAATCGTAGTCTTTGATGACTATGCCCGGATCCGCGATGCTAACCAACAGTTAGAACAAGATGAAGCCAACTGGAAGGAATCGGTCCAAGAGAAACACCAACTCTTTCCGAACCAACCAGTTAGTTTAAATTTAACTACCGTTTTGCGTGCTAGCCAGCAGCCGTGGTTGTTGCTATCCTTGTTTCAAAAAGGGCTGGGACGGATGCGATTGGATGACATTATTAATATTTCGGTGCGACCGATGCAGCGCTTCTTTAGCCAGATGCCACTGTTAAAAACGGAAATGGAACGTTACCAAGCCAGTCTAACGACGGTGGTGGTGATGGTCACTGATTCCAAACGCCTTCACCAGGTCCAACAGACCTTTCAGGACTTTGACATGAAACTGACGGCAACCAGTGTTGATCAGTTAGCTGCAGATCAAGCGCAAATTGTGACGGGAGACTTAACGACTGGTTTTGAACTACCCGACGCGAACTTTGCGTTGATTACGGAACACGAACTTTTTCAACGAGTTAACGAACGGAATAAGCCGCGACGGATGCGCCAGCAACGGTTTACAAACGCGGAGCGAATCAAGAGCTATACCGATTTAAAACCGGGAGACTACGTGGTGCACGTCAATCACGGAATTGGGCGCTACGATGGAATGCAAACCATGGAAGTTGACGGCAAACATCAGGATTATTTGACGATTACGTACCAAAAAGGCGCGCACATCTTTATTCCGGTTACACAGTTAAATCTGATTCAAAAATATGTGGCGGCAGAGGAGCAACATCCCCGTTTAAACAAGCTTGGCGGGAATGAATGGGCCAAAACCAAAAGTCGAGTGGCCCAAAGGGTTGACGACATGGCGGATGAGTTGGTCGAACTTTACGCTAAGCGGGAACACACCCCGGGCTTTGCCTTTCCAGATGACGATGACTATCAATTAGAATTTGAAGCCGCCTTTCCTTACCAACCAACTCCAGATCAATTGCGGAGTACGGCAGAAATTAAACATGACATGGAACAACCTCACCCGATGGATCGCTTGTTAGTGGGGGATGTCGGATATGGAAAAACGGAAGTTGCCATGCGAGCTGCGTTTAAAGCAGTGGAAGCGGGTAAGCAGGTCGCTTTTCTGGTACCAACCACAGTTTTAGCCCAGCAACACTATGAAACGCTCACGAACCGCTTTGAAAACTTTCCGGTGGAAATTGGGGTGTTATCTCGATTTAACAGTGCGCGCCAGACCAAGCAAACTTTAGCCAATCTAAAGAGTGGCGAGCTGGACATCGTGGTCGGCACTCACCGTCTGCTTTCTAATGACGTTAAATATCACGACTTGGGCTTACTGATTGTGGACGAAGAGCAGCGGTTTGGGGTCAAGCACAAGGAAAAATTGAAGGAACTGAAGCAAAACGTGGACGTGTTGACCCTGACGGCCACGCCGATTCCCCGGACCTTAAACATGTCCATGATGGGGGTTCGTGATTTGTCCGTAATTGAAACGCCACCAGCCAACCGGTATCCAATTCAGACCTACGTGATGGAGCAAAATGATGCGGCGATTGTGGATGGAATTCGGCGCGAAATGCAGCGGGATGGTCAGGTTTTTTACCTGCATAACCGGGTTAAGGACATTGAAGCTAAGGTGGAACATCTTCAAACTCTGATTCCGGACGCACGGATTGGCTATATTCACGGTCAGATGACTGAAAACCAGATGGAACAAATTTTATACGACTTCATGAACGGCGATTATGACGTGCTGGTGACTACCACTATCATTGAAACTGGAGTGGATATGCCCAATGTCAATACGTTGTTCGTTGAGGATGCTGATCGAATGGGACTGGCCCAGTTGTATCAAATTCGGGGACGAATTGGTCGAAGTAACCGAGTCGGGCAAGCGTACTTTATGTACCAACCGAACAAGGTGCTGACGGAAGCTGGGGAAAATCGATTGGAAGCCATTAAGGACTTTACGGAGCTGGGTTCTGGATTTAAGGTGGCCATGCGAGATCTATCAATTCGGGGAGCCGGTAATGTGCTCGGTCGGGCGCAACATGGCTTCATTGATTCGGTCGGATACGACATGTATACCCAGATGTTAAACGACGCGGTCGCTAACAAACAAGGGAAGAACCGGCAATCGGTTAAGACGGATGCAACTGTGGAACTGGGAATTGAAGCCTACTTGCCAAGCGATTACATTGCTGATCCTCAGCAAAAAATTGAACTCTACAAGCGGATTCGGCAACTCGATAGTGAAGAGCAGTTTACCGAGTTGCAAAGTGATTTAATTGACCGGTTTGGGGAGTATCCACCGGCCGTTGCTAACTTGTTAACCATTGATTTCATTAAAATGGTAGCTGACTACGCCTTGATTGATCGGATCAATCGAGACGGGCAGACCGTTGTCATTACGCTGAGCAAGCAGGGATCTCAACTTTATCAAAGCCAAGACTTACTGCGAGCGATCTCCACGACAAAGTTCCGCGCCACAGTTAACATGGTTTCTGGACGATTTCAACTAAAATTGATCATTCAATCCACCATGTCAGAAGCCGAGTGGTTGAGCGAATTAGATCATCTCGTTCAGGCGTTAGAAAAAGCTAAACCACAAGTAAAAGGAGAAAAAGTCCATGAGAATTGA
- a CDS encoding FtsB family cell division protein yields MNNEKSNVAQLHEAIGPRRPHQQGRNPQIVKRRIRRAIMLIAVFAVGLVFLGIQLFTTNAQIRSMNHSIDREQTTLQKRQREHRKLQKRDQRLQNQDYVKALAHSKYDYGKKGETNYHFVKK; encoded by the coding sequence GTGAATAATGAAAAAAGTAACGTAGCCCAGTTGCATGAAGCAATTGGACCGCGTCGTCCCCATCAACAAGGTCGCAATCCTCAGATCGTTAAACGGCGGATTCGGCGAGCCATTATGTTAATCGCAGTTTTTGCTGTAGGACTGGTGTTTTTGGGTATCCAACTGTTTACAACGAATGCCCAAATTCGCTCGATGAATCATAGCATTGATCGGGAGCAAACGACGTTACAAAAACGGCAACGCGAACACCGTAAATTACAAAAACGAGATCAACGGTTACAGAATCAAGATTACGTGAAAGCCCTGGCTCATTCTAAGTACGACTATGGGAAAAAAGGCGAAACCAATTATCACTTCGTAAAGAAATAA